From Motacilla alba alba isolate MOTALB_02 chromosome 20, Motacilla_alba_V1.0_pri, whole genome shotgun sequence, the proteins below share one genomic window:
- the LOC119710158 gene encoding uncharacterized protein LOC119710158 isoform X1: MSSKLYVLISWPDGSRVISMENIKEPRKPFHLYTVGEQVLARCPGFSGLYWGVVEGISEHKGILEKKLLEDRQLLEKLKEEPAVHSMMPSPPKKSRKTFPKWTPGNASKKYPSDRTYPAKPLLRVAEASLPHDASSSSILKDRRVLGSVAGSPRSLAAPPHPASAFTPPSSFITMAMPGPGTSQSEEDRAGPAARDYVALPMKRKSDGILSPCQQQICLNSREERKIDALQEMDGFERVHKNFSPGEVERVEKMEQLERMVLDLQQDVLSLKKKVQRLESLSFQEEPHRQPCEVVELFNGYTKEQLKETIRFDQKISTACKTLLYKLFTSDYIQSHSITGRRGNTFREAKPMMDERCIKIIRVLLKQKFGDHLSDTVITEKIQNVQKALRQKFKTECL, encoded by the exons ATGTCATCCAAGCTGTACGTGCTCATCAGCTGGCCTGATGGCAGCCGGGTCATCAGCATGGAGAACATCAAGGAGCCCCGCAAGCCCTTCCACCTCTACACCGTGGGAGAGCAGGTCCTGGCACGCTGCCCTGGATTCAGTGGGCTCTACTGGGGTGTGGTGGAAGGCATCAGTG AGCATAAAGGTATTTTGGagaagaagctgctggaagatCGACAGCTCCTGGAGAAGTTAA AAGAAGAACCAGCTGTCCACAGCATGATGCCAtccccaccaaaaaaatccaggaaaaccTTTCCAAAATGGACCCCAGGGAATGCATCCAAGAAATatcccagtgacaggacctaTCCTGCAAAGCCACTGCTGAGGGTGGCTGAGGCCAGCCTGCCCCAtgatgccagcagctcctccatccTCAAGGACAGGCGTGTCCTGGGAAGTGTGGCAGGGAGCCCCCGCTCGCTGGCAGCTCCCCCCCACCCAGCCAGTGCCTTCACACCTCCATCCTCCTTCATCACCATGGCCATGCCAGGGCCAGGGACTTCCCAGAGTGAAGAGGACAGGGCTGGTCCAGCTGCCAGAG ATTATGTTGCCCTTCCAATGAAGAGGAAGTCAGATGGCATCTTGTCCCCGTGCCAGCAGCAGATCTGTCTGAACAG CCGTGAGGAGCGAAAGATTGATGCTTTGCAAGAGATGGATGGCTTCGAGAGGGTTCACAAAAATTTCAGTCCTGGTGAGGTGGAAAG GGTGGAGAagatggagcagctggaaaggatGGTGTTGGACCTCCAACAGGATGTCCTCTCTCTGAAGAAGAAGGTGCAGAGGCTGGAATCCCTGTCCTTCCAGGAGGAGCCCCACCGACAGCCATGTGAGGTGGTGGAGCTCTTCAACGGCTACaccaaggagcagctgaaagaGACCATCAGGTTTGACCAGAAAATCAGCACAGCCTGCAAGACTCTGCTCTACAAACTCTTCACCTCTGACTACATCCAGAGCCACTCCATCACGGGGCGCAGGGGCAACACCTTCCGGGAGGCGAAGCCCATGATGGACGAACGCTGCATCAAAATCATCAGGGTGCTGCTGAAGCAGAAGTTTGGAGATCACCTCAGTGACACTGTGATCACAGAGAAGATCCAGAACGTGCAGAAAGCCCTGAGGCAGAAGTTTAAGACAGAATGTCTCTGA
- the LOC119710158 gene encoding uncharacterized protein LOC119710158 isoform X2: MSSKLYVLISWPDGSRVISMENIKEPRKPFHLYTVGEQVLARCPGFSGLYWGVVEGISEHKGILEKKLLEDRQLLEKLKEPAVHSMMPSPPKKSRKTFPKWTPGNASKKYPSDRTYPAKPLLRVAEASLPHDASSSSILKDRRVLGSVAGSPRSLAAPPHPASAFTPPSSFITMAMPGPGTSQSEEDRAGPAARDYVALPMKRKSDGILSPCQQQICLNSREERKIDALQEMDGFERVHKNFSPGEVERVEKMEQLERMVLDLQQDVLSLKKKVQRLESLSFQEEPHRQPCEVVELFNGYTKEQLKETIRFDQKISTACKTLLYKLFTSDYIQSHSITGRRGNTFREAKPMMDERCIKIIRVLLKQKFGDHLSDTVITEKIQNVQKALRQKFKTECL; this comes from the exons ATGTCATCCAAGCTGTACGTGCTCATCAGCTGGCCTGATGGCAGCCGGGTCATCAGCATGGAGAACATCAAGGAGCCCCGCAAGCCCTTCCACCTCTACACCGTGGGAGAGCAGGTCCTGGCACGCTGCCCTGGATTCAGTGGGCTCTACTGGGGTGTGGTGGAAGGCATCAGTG AGCATAAAGGTATTTTGGagaagaagctgctggaagatCGACAGCTCCTGGAGAAGTTAA AAGAACCAGCTGTCCACAGCATGATGCCAtccccaccaaaaaaatccaggaaaaccTTTCCAAAATGGACCCCAGGGAATGCATCCAAGAAATatcccagtgacaggacctaTCCTGCAAAGCCACTGCTGAGGGTGGCTGAGGCCAGCCTGCCCCAtgatgccagcagctcctccatccTCAAGGACAGGCGTGTCCTGGGAAGTGTGGCAGGGAGCCCCCGCTCGCTGGCAGCTCCCCCCCACCCAGCCAGTGCCTTCACACCTCCATCCTCCTTCATCACCATGGCCATGCCAGGGCCAGGGACTTCCCAGAGTGAAGAGGACAGGGCTGGTCCAGCTGCCAGAG ATTATGTTGCCCTTCCAATGAAGAGGAAGTCAGATGGCATCTTGTCCCCGTGCCAGCAGCAGATCTGTCTGAACAG CCGTGAGGAGCGAAAGATTGATGCTTTGCAAGAGATGGATGGCTTCGAGAGGGTTCACAAAAATTTCAGTCCTGGTGAGGTGGAAAG GGTGGAGAagatggagcagctggaaaggatGGTGTTGGACCTCCAACAGGATGTCCTCTCTCTGAAGAAGAAGGTGCAGAGGCTGGAATCCCTGTCCTTCCAGGAGGAGCCCCACCGACAGCCATGTGAGGTGGTGGAGCTCTTCAACGGCTACaccaaggagcagctgaaagaGACCATCAGGTTTGACCAGAAAATCAGCACAGCCTGCAAGACTCTGCTCTACAAACTCTTCACCTCTGACTACATCCAGAGCCACTCCATCACGGGGCGCAGGGGCAACACCTTCCGGGAGGCGAAGCCCATGATGGACGAACGCTGCATCAAAATCATCAGGGTGCTGCTGAAGCAGAAGTTTGGAGATCACCTCAGTGACACTGTGATCACAGAGAAGATCCAGAACGTGCAGAAAGCCCTGAGGCAGAAGTTTAAGACAGAATGTCTCTGA